A single region of the Plantactinospora soyae genome encodes:
- a CDS encoding glycoside hydrolase family 127 protein: MTMAPSAPTAAPVLPSRGRLQPLGLDEVRITGGFWAERQSVNAEATLEHIGHWLEREGWIRNFDLVDTGDLTRERRGREFSDSEVYKYLEAMAWEIGRTGDPELESRFRAVVTRVARAQDADGYLNTKFGHSGQPPRWSDLQWGHELYCVGHLLQAAVARARTRPEADDGLVAIARRAADNVCATFGPDGIDGLCGHPEIETALVEFARATGDDRYLHQGALFVERRGTGRLGDVEWGREYFQDETPVREATVLRGHAVRANYLAAGAVDVAAETDDPDLMKAVRDQWRNTVARRTYVTGGQGSRHQDEAFGEDWGLPPDRAYSETCAGVGSVMLAWRLLLASGDSGYADLIERTLFNVVSTSPGADGRQFFYTNTLHRRELGTVPDGDRPSIRAAAAQRAPWYEVSCCPTNVARTLASLAAYVATTDDEGLQIHQYVPGTIAHRPVDGTDRRLTLTTGYPADGQIRVRIDSDDDRPWTLSLRVPGWADRGATLTVDGEVRPVRAGYVTERRTWRRGDEVVLSLPMAPRFTHPDARIDAVRGCVAVERGPLVFAVESVDLSGGENVDELLVDTSQPPMLAGGRVVVCCRRLDPADHHWPYGGGEAASTTTPRGDLLEVPLIAYHAWANRGPSTMRVWLPTI; the protein is encoded by the coding sequence ATGACCATGGCACCCAGCGCGCCCACGGCGGCACCCGTCCTGCCGAGCCGAGGCCGGCTCCAGCCGCTCGGACTGGACGAGGTACGGATCACCGGCGGCTTCTGGGCCGAACGTCAGTCCGTCAACGCGGAGGCCACTCTCGAGCACATCGGGCACTGGCTCGAGCGGGAGGGCTGGATTCGCAACTTCGACCTGGTGGACACCGGCGACCTGACCCGCGAGCGCCGGGGGCGCGAGTTCTCCGACTCGGAGGTGTACAAGTATCTCGAGGCGATGGCGTGGGAGATCGGCCGGACCGGTGACCCGGAGCTGGAGTCGCGGTTTCGTGCCGTCGTGACCAGGGTGGCCCGGGCCCAGGACGCCGATGGCTACCTCAACACCAAGTTCGGTCATTCCGGGCAGCCACCGCGCTGGTCCGATCTCCAGTGGGGCCACGAGTTGTACTGCGTCGGCCATCTCCTCCAGGCGGCCGTCGCCCGCGCCCGTACCCGACCGGAGGCGGACGACGGGCTGGTGGCGATCGCCCGGCGGGCCGCCGACAACGTCTGCGCGACCTTCGGACCGGACGGTATCGACGGGCTCTGCGGCCATCCGGAGATCGAGACCGCGCTCGTGGAGTTCGCCCGCGCCACCGGTGACGACCGCTACCTGCACCAGGGGGCGCTCTTCGTCGAGCGGCGCGGCACGGGCCGGCTGGGCGACGTGGAGTGGGGGAGGGAGTACTTCCAGGACGAGACGCCGGTACGTGAGGCGACGGTGCTGCGGGGGCACGCGGTACGGGCGAACTACCTCGCCGCCGGGGCGGTCGACGTCGCCGCCGAGACGGACGACCCCGACCTGATGAAAGCGGTCCGTGACCAGTGGCGGAACACGGTGGCGCGACGCACGTACGTCACCGGCGGGCAGGGCTCCCGGCACCAGGACGAGGCGTTCGGCGAGGACTGGGGGCTGCCGCCCGATCGCGCCTACTCCGAGACCTGCGCCGGAGTGGGATCAGTGATGCTGGCCTGGCGGCTGCTGCTCGCCTCCGGTGACTCCGGCTACGCCGACCTCATCGAGCGGACCCTCTTCAACGTGGTGTCGACGTCGCCCGGGGCCGACGGAAGGCAGTTCTTCTACACCAACACCCTGCACCGCCGGGAACTCGGCACCGTACCGGACGGCGACCGACCCAGCATCCGCGCCGCCGCCGCCCAGCGGGCGCCGTGGTACGAGGTGTCGTGCTGCCCGACCAACGTGGCGCGCACGCTGGCCAGCCTCGCGGCCTACGTCGCCACCACCGACGACGAGGGCCTCCAGATCCACCAGTACGTGCCCGGGACGATCGCGCACCGCCCGGTGGACGGCACCGATCGCCGACTGACCCTCACCACCGGCTACCCGGCCGACGGGCAGATCCGGGTCCGGATCGACAGCGACGACGACCGCCCCTGGACGCTGTCGCTGCGGGTGCCGGGCTGGGCGGACCGGGGTGCGACGCTGACCGTCGACGGGGAGGTCCGGCCGGTGCGCGCCGGTTACGTCACCGAGCGACGGACGTGGCGACGCGGCGACGAGGTCGTCCTGAGCCTGCCCATGGCGCCCCGGTTCACCCACCCGGACGCGCGCATCGACGCGGTCCGCGGCTGCGTCGCCGTGGAGCGGGGCCCGCTGGTGTTCGCGGTGGAGTCCGTGGACCTGTCGGGGGGCGAGAACGTCGACGAACTCCTCGTCGACACCAGCCAGCCGCCGATGTTGGCCGGTGGCCGGGTGGTGGTGTGTTGCCGGCGCCTCGACCCGGCCGACCACCACTGGCCGTACGGCGGGGGCGAGGCGGCGTCGACGACCACGCCCCGGGGGGACCTGCTCGAGGTTCCGTTGATCGCGTACCACGCCTGGGCCAACCGGGGTCCATCCACGATGCGGGTCTGGCTCCCGACGATCTGA
- a CDS encoding Ig-like domain-containing protein yields MSIRRVRRASTWAALAALVAGGVVGLPSPAHAASPVLPGNEGDVGVYTDGQSHVMEIGDPAYGNVAEVAEQLKPGVPFTASSMHQSIFDKDLAAGGTDYYLDRVLGVRGTLGAAVLMTRGRSLYMRGASNNNFAVMGFAGSTFVGGPNNLGNLYTVTVPGQTVTEVGANRFNAPSHAKGRYTIGSTGVTADLTKFITYDNVAVTAVDLRNPGGEAATFTVRAASPLATQAGEGAAELTGTRTITSGSNNGLVDTAWNTIRVGLTGSGFTRSGSNLDREVTVPAGGTVSLSVVGAVSSATLPETVQSYQQYTGQAPGEAVRTGITEFNRRWAQDVPYIDVPDPALEKAIVYRWWGERYNSLDANAPGHVYQYPTTIEGVNLYQNSVALTQPMHLQDTKWLRTPYLPYGQILNIGELSGSSAFLDSPGHTSWNNHYSQYLGTAGLEAYNVHGGGKEIARKFAGYFEGDGVGQLEHYDGNDDKLIAYDTNYMPGNDSDAISFGFPKTNAGAPGARTIERPESAYVWGALDAARQLYQIAGADQAKVDQLAAGADGVRAAVLDRLWSPDMRMFLAGTSHGATSAASSNGRANPLPESARDLIPAKESNLYDVYAENLIPFDQAQKYVDGFRFLTYGDNFPIFPFYTANQYDKTAYGVGGSNNFSNINFTVQYRGVRSALRHYDPAQKYITPEYAKRLLDWMAWSIYPNADVRVPNQAEYYSNWNPTAKTYNRNNPNHVMLGNMSYIFVEDMAGLQPRSDDKIELWPIKFGYDHFMVNNLRYHGQDVTVVWDPDGSKYGLGAGYSLFLNGEKKVSTDKLGKLTYDPNTNQVQAEEGVAVTFTATTGTDFPSAVDTPVADDRVVNYLKTAGIDLTENAPNLAAGAELSSSYTQQGVRPAPWRQFHTPGWSSTSMNHTPGAIKETERPVSLAAVTDGVTANEPYWGNYGSTDKNGYVELDLGSARSFDNVKAFFVSDRQAGGYREPARWWIQVPDGDGGWKEVPGQFKNPTVPSAKFNEALFEKVTSNKLRIAFTNNPTFFTAISEIQVFDSGRDVPEVSNQGPVVTATRDGSADGNLSTRLVGTASDDGIPYDSELTFGWETVSAPQGAGVIFADPKASATRVTGTVAGDYVFRFFASDGEKRSEATVAVTLAKRDVVAEFGSSAAITTSGTSSWENHQRVNEATTPTSSNAGAGTGWGNWGQPQNGTSTEREAWISYRWTSPVRLSSTDIYWYDDNGGTRRPTATTYAVESSSDGTTWTPVTLTGGSTYADALATNAYNRLEFAPITASQLRIRIWGVQGAGAGTGVLRWRANGETVDSVRSPVLLRTTVGQLPTLPSALDGVYSSGARGSIGFTWQEITPAMVAETNVEPFVVYGTNDAYGLIAEARVYVRPETSQGGISIQGAESFQQTVEVGEQPYLPGKVEVSYNDGSRDNQAIGVDWDFDENLVNTPGRYTVIGNLILPDYVSEAGTTRTTLTLTVGDPPEEPAWDVEVQARTQCTGANAYVSVNVRNADDVPLTIELVTPYGSRAVSGVAPGKAAYQAFNTRAKTVPAGTATVKVTGDVNGQPVTAQVAAPFGAINCG; encoded by the coding sequence ATGAGTATTAGACGCGTCAGGAGAGCGTCCACGTGGGCGGCTCTCGCCGCCCTCGTGGCGGGCGGGGTGGTCGGCCTGCCGTCGCCCGCCCACGCCGCCAGCCCGGTCCTTCCGGGCAACGAGGGCGACGTGGGTGTCTACACCGACGGGCAGAGCCACGTCATGGAGATCGGGGATCCTGCCTACGGCAACGTCGCGGAGGTGGCCGAACAGCTCAAGCCCGGCGTGCCGTTCACCGCGTCGAGCATGCACCAGTCCATTTTCGACAAGGATCTCGCGGCCGGCGGCACGGACTACTACCTCGACCGCGTCCTGGGCGTTCGCGGCACCCTCGGCGCGGCGGTGCTGATGACCAGGGGCCGGTCGCTGTACATGCGCGGCGCCAGCAACAACAACTTCGCCGTCATGGGCTTCGCCGGCAGCACCTTCGTCGGCGGGCCCAACAACCTCGGCAACCTCTACACCGTGACGGTGCCCGGCCAGACGGTCACGGAGGTCGGCGCGAACCGGTTCAACGCACCGAGTCACGCCAAGGGCCGGTACACGATCGGCAGCACCGGTGTCACCGCCGACCTGACGAAGTTCATCACCTACGACAACGTCGCGGTCACCGCCGTCGACCTGCGCAACCCGGGCGGGGAGGCGGCGACCTTCACCGTCCGCGCCGCGTCGCCGCTGGCGACGCAGGCCGGCGAGGGCGCCGCCGAGCTCACCGGTACCCGCACCATCACCAGCGGCTCCAACAACGGGCTCGTCGACACGGCGTGGAACACGATCAGGGTCGGCCTCACCGGCTCCGGTTTCACCCGCAGCGGCAGCAACCTCGACCGGGAGGTCACCGTGCCGGCCGGCGGCACGGTGTCGCTCTCCGTCGTCGGTGCCGTCTCCTCGGCCACCCTGCCGGAGACCGTGCAGAGCTACCAGCAGTACACCGGCCAGGCGCCGGGCGAGGCGGTCCGGACCGGCATCACCGAGTTCAACCGGCGCTGGGCGCAGGACGTCCCGTACATCGACGTCCCCGATCCCGCCCTGGAGAAGGCCATCGTCTACCGGTGGTGGGGCGAGCGGTACAACAGCCTCGACGCCAACGCGCCGGGTCACGTGTACCAGTACCCGACGACGATCGAGGGGGTGAACCTCTACCAGAACTCCGTGGCGCTGACCCAGCCGATGCATCTCCAGGACACCAAGTGGCTGCGTACGCCGTACCTGCCGTACGGGCAGATCCTCAACATCGGCGAGCTCTCCGGCTCCTCGGCCTTCCTCGACAGCCCCGGTCACACGAGTTGGAACAACCACTACTCGCAGTACCTCGGCACGGCCGGACTCGAGGCATACAACGTGCACGGCGGTGGTAAGGAGATCGCCCGGAAGTTCGCCGGCTACTTCGAGGGCGACGGCGTCGGGCAGCTCGAGCACTACGACGGCAACGACGACAAGCTGATCGCCTACGACACCAACTACATGCCGGGCAACGACTCCGACGCGATTTCCTTCGGTTTTCCGAAGACCAACGCCGGGGCACCCGGGGCGCGGACGATCGAACGTCCCGAGTCGGCGTACGTCTGGGGCGCGTTGGACGCGGCCCGGCAGCTCTACCAGATCGCCGGCGCCGACCAGGCCAAGGTCGACCAGTTGGCGGCCGGCGCCGACGGCGTCCGCGCCGCGGTCCTCGACCGGCTGTGGAGCCCGGACATGCGGATGTTCCTGGCCGGTACGTCGCACGGGGCCACCAGTGCGGCCAGCTCCAACGGCAGGGCCAACCCGCTGCCCGAATCGGCCCGCGACCTGATCCCGGCCAAGGAGTCGAACCTCTACGACGTCTACGCCGAGAACCTCATCCCGTTCGACCAGGCACAGAAGTACGTCGACGGGTTCCGCTTCCTCACCTACGGCGACAACTTCCCGATCTTCCCGTTCTACACCGCCAACCAGTACGACAAGACGGCCTACGGGGTCGGCGGCTCGAACAACTTCTCCAACATCAACTTTACGGTGCAGTACCGGGGTGTCCGGTCGGCGCTGCGCCACTACGACCCGGCGCAGAAGTACATCACTCCGGAGTACGCCAAGCGCCTGCTGGACTGGATGGCCTGGAGCATCTACCCGAACGCGGATGTCCGGGTGCCGAACCAGGCCGAGTACTACTCGAACTGGAACCCGACCGCTAAGACCTACAACCGGAACAACCCGAACCACGTGATGCTCGGGAACATGAGCTACATCTTCGTCGAGGACATGGCCGGCCTCCAGCCGCGCTCCGACGACAAGATCGAGTTGTGGCCGATCAAGTTCGGCTACGACCACTTCATGGTCAACAACCTGCGCTACCACGGGCAGGACGTCACGGTCGTCTGGGACCCCGACGGCAGCAAGTACGGCCTGGGCGCCGGCTACAGCCTGTTCCTGAACGGCGAGAAGAAGGTCAGCACCGACAAGCTCGGCAAGCTCACCTACGACCCGAACACCAACCAGGTGCAGGCCGAGGAGGGCGTGGCCGTCACCTTCACCGCCACGACCGGGACCGACTTCCCGAGCGCGGTGGACACCCCGGTCGCCGACGACCGGGTCGTCAACTACCTCAAGACGGCCGGCATCGACCTCACCGAGAACGCGCCGAACCTGGCGGCGGGGGCCGAGCTCAGCTCGTCGTACACCCAGCAGGGCGTGCGGCCGGCGCCGTGGCGGCAGTTCCACACGCCCGGCTGGAGCAGCACCTCGATGAACCACACTCCCGGGGCGATCAAGGAAACCGAGCGGCCGGTGTCGCTGGCCGCCGTGACCGACGGCGTCACCGCCAATGAGCCGTACTGGGGCAACTACGGCAGCACGGACAAGAACGGCTATGTCGAGCTCGATCTGGGGTCGGCCAGGTCGTTCGACAACGTCAAGGCGTTCTTCGTCAGCGACCGGCAGGCCGGTGGCTACCGGGAACCCGCTCGCTGGTGGATCCAGGTGCCCGACGGCGACGGCGGCTGGAAGGAGGTGCCGGGCCAGTTCAAGAACCCGACCGTACCCTCGGCGAAGTTCAACGAGGCGCTCTTCGAGAAGGTGACGTCGAACAAGCTGCGCATCGCGTTCACGAACAACCCGACGTTCTTCACCGCGATCTCGGAGATCCAGGTGTTCGACTCGGGCCGGGACGTACCGGAGGTCTCCAACCAGGGGCCGGTCGTCACCGCCACCCGCGACGGCTCGGCGGACGGGAACCTGTCCACCAGGCTGGTCGGCACGGCATCCGACGACGGCATCCCGTACGACAGCGAACTCACCTTCGGCTGGGAGACCGTCTCCGCGCCGCAGGGCGCGGGCGTCATCTTCGCCGACCCGAAGGCATCGGCGACCCGGGTGACCGGCACGGTTGCCGGTGACTACGTGTTCCGGTTCTTCGCCAGCGACGGCGAGAAGCGGTCGGAGGCGACCGTGGCGGTGACCCTCGCCAAGCGGGACGTCGTCGCGGAGTTCGGCTCGTCGGCGGCGATCACCACCAGCGGTACCTCGTCGTGGGAGAACCACCAGCGGGTCAACGAGGCCACCACCCCGACCAGCTCGAACGCGGGTGCCGGGACCGGCTGGGGCAACTGGGGCCAGCCACAGAACGGCACCAGCACCGAGCGGGAGGCGTGGATCTCCTACCGGTGGACCTCACCGGTCCGGCTCTCCTCGACCGACATCTACTGGTACGACGACAACGGTGGCACCCGCCGCCCCACGGCCACGACGTACGCCGTCGAGTCCTCCAGCGACGGCACGACCTGGACTCCGGTGACCCTCACCGGCGGATCGACGTACGCCGACGCCCTGGCCACCAACGCCTACAACCGCCTCGAATTCGCCCCGATCACGGCCAGCCAGTTGCGGATCAGGATCTGGGGCGTCCAGGGTGCCGGCGCGGGCACCGGTGTGCTGCGGTGGCGGGCCAACGGCGAGACCGTCGACTCGGTGCGTTCGCCGGTGCTTCTCCGGACCACCGTGGGCCAGCTGCCCACCCTGCCGAGTGCGCTCGACGGGGTCTACTCCAGCGGTGCCCGGGGCAGCATCGGTTTCACCTGGCAGGAGATCACCCCGGCGATGGTCGCCGAGACCAACGTCGAGCCGTTCGTGGTCTACGGCACGAACGACGCCTACGGCCTGATCGCCGAGGCCCGGGTCTACGTGCGTCCCGAGACGTCCCAGGGCGGCATCTCGATCCAGGGCGCCGAGTCGTTCCAGCAGACCGTCGAGGTGGGCGAGCAGCCGTACCTGCCGGGGAAGGTGGAGGTCTCCTACAACGACGGATCCCGGGACAACCAGGCGATCGGCGTCGACTGGGACTTCGACGAGAATCTCGTCAACACTCCCGGTCGGTACACCGTCATCGGTAATTTGATCCTGCCCGACTACGTCAGCGAGGCCGGCACCACCCGGACCACGCTGACCCTCACGGTGGGCGACCCGCCGGAGGAACCGGCCTGGGACGTCGAGGTGCAGGCCCGCACCCAGTGCACCGGCGCCAACGCGTACGTCTCGGTCAACGTCCGCAACGCCGACGACGTACCGCTCACGATCGAGCTGGTCACGCCGTACGGCTCGCGCGCGGTGTCCGGTGTCGCGCCGGGGAAGGCCGCCTACCAGGCGTTCAACACCCGGGCGAAGACGGTGCCGGCCGGCACCGCGACGGTGAAGGTCACCGGAGATGTCAACGGTCAACCGGTGACCGCGCAGGTCGCGGCGCCGTTCGGCGCGATCAACTGCGGCTAG
- a CDS encoding family 43 glycosylhydrolase, whose product MVAGLLAGGLVGVAQPAAAADSYTFTNTRNPILGDGSYYSADPAPLVVPAGAPGNPGDRDELYIYTGHDEAGPSTNDFIMNEWGAFRTTDVDAGQWTHHPSLMRPEQVFAWATPGRAYAGQVIRGVDGRYYWYVPIHERDSPASDKFAIGVAVSASPTGPWTDHAGGPIISQRVPTANTIHNIDPTILIDGEAPNQRVYVWWGSFSQLRMLEFQQDMKTPIGTPRTVTGLTGFFEAPWAFKRNGTYYFAYAGNNAGPSSACTPANYHACIAYATASSPEGPWTYRGTVLRPVSSTTSHPGILEFDGQWYLAYHTADAVGGGHFRRSVAIDRLEWDDTQTPPRMKPVTPTPVRGRDLTPRANIAQEAKVTVSNQPVPTQYWVKALNDEIVRSNPLPPDMWGTWTGNNPPQQWVQYTWDQPMRISGSQIDFWNDQPQGTGVGVAAPARWRIQYWDLAGGRWLDVPNPSGYPTGTQGPQNTTFDAVTTTQVRATFDASTGGSTYSAVAVEEWKVLAAPPQSVAAPPMTVEVGETELPGTVGVSFDGETLRVPVFWDPVTPEQVARPGTFSIAGSVLGYAAGRVTAQVTVISPGDTEGDETRPTLTLTPSGSAGTAGWFRSAVGVRAAGVDDRGGRMTIESRVDDGQPTVVSDVRYVDVTVAGDGQHSVTATATDRAGNVSTPATLAVRIDATAPASTATVDSATRKVTVTASDATSGVARVEYSIDTGPWTAYTGPVAAPDGNRHTVSFRALDVAGNPETARNVTIPADLSGPLTGNIGPVATPTAAYTAGWNSVTALNDGADPQNPSQAQLWGTWSGTRPATQWIQYDWARPVRITGTELKFWRDSEPGTGDGVAAPDGWVLQYWDEATSAWRDVSGASAYGTSTTAFNTVTFDPVTTPRVRATIRANGNGSTYSAVAVTEWRVTADDPGAEPAEVPVTVTVQPRCVAGRAYVAVQARNDHDAPVRIALETAYGERSFATVAVGANAYQSFATRTASARAGSVTVRATGTVDGMEVTTVHSAEHAGIACTN is encoded by the coding sequence GTGGTCGCCGGGCTCCTCGCCGGCGGCCTGGTCGGGGTCGCCCAGCCGGCCGCCGCCGCCGACTCGTACACCTTCACCAACACCCGGAACCCGATCCTCGGCGACGGCAGCTACTACTCGGCCGATCCGGCGCCGCTGGTGGTCCCGGCCGGCGCCCCCGGCAACCCCGGCGACCGCGACGAGTTGTACATCTACACCGGCCACGACGAGGCCGGGCCGTCCACCAACGACTTCATCATGAACGAGTGGGGCGCGTTCCGGACCACGGACGTCGACGCCGGCCAGTGGACCCACCATCCGTCGCTGATGCGGCCGGAACAGGTCTTCGCCTGGGCGACGCCGGGCCGTGCGTACGCCGGCCAGGTGATCCGGGGCGTTGACGGGCGCTACTACTGGTACGTCCCGATCCACGAGCGGGACAGCCCGGCGTCCGACAAGTTCGCGATCGGCGTGGCCGTCTCGGCGAGCCCGACCGGGCCGTGGACCGACCACGCGGGCGGGCCGATCATCTCCCAGCGGGTGCCGACGGCCAACACCATCCACAACATCGACCCGACGATCCTGATCGACGGCGAGGCACCGAACCAACGGGTGTACGTCTGGTGGGGTTCCTTCAGCCAGCTCCGGATGCTCGAGTTCCAGCAGGACATGAAGACCCCGATCGGCACCCCGCGCACCGTCACCGGCCTGACCGGGTTCTTCGAGGCGCCGTGGGCCTTCAAGCGCAACGGCACCTACTACTTCGCGTACGCCGGGAACAACGCCGGCCCGTCCTCGGCCTGCACCCCGGCGAACTACCACGCCTGCATCGCGTACGCGACCGCGTCGTCGCCCGAGGGACCGTGGACCTACCGGGGAACCGTTCTCCGGCCGGTCTCCTCGACGACGAGCCATCCGGGCATCCTGGAGTTCGACGGCCAGTGGTATCTCGCCTACCACACCGCCGACGCCGTCGGCGGCGGCCACTTCCGCCGGTCGGTGGCGATCGACCGGCTCGAGTGGGACGACACGCAGACCCCACCCCGGATGAAGCCCGTCACGCCGACCCCGGTCCGAGGACGCGACCTCACCCCCCGGGCCAACATCGCCCAGGAGGCGAAGGTCACCGTCTCCAACCAGCCCGTGCCCACCCAGTACTGGGTGAAGGCGCTCAACGACGAGATCGTCCGGTCGAACCCGCTGCCGCCGGACATGTGGGGGACCTGGACCGGCAACAACCCGCCCCAGCAGTGGGTGCAGTACACCTGGGACCAGCCGATGCGGATCTCCGGTTCGCAGATCGACTTCTGGAACGACCAGCCGCAGGGCACCGGCGTCGGCGTCGCCGCACCGGCCCGCTGGCGCATCCAGTACTGGGACCTCGCGGGCGGACGGTGGCTCGACGTACCGAACCCGAGCGGCTATCCGACCGGCACGCAGGGCCCGCAGAACACCACGTTCGACGCGGTGACCACCACACAGGTCCGGGCGACCTTCGACGCGTCGACGGGCGGCAGCACCTACTCCGCGGTGGCGGTCGAGGAGTGGAAGGTCCTCGCCGCCCCGCCGCAGTCCGTCGCCGCACCGCCGATGACGGTCGAGGTGGGGGAGACGGAACTGCCCGGCACCGTCGGGGTGTCGTTCGACGGCGAAACGCTGCGGGTGCCGGTCTTCTGGGATCCGGTGACGCCGGAACAGGTCGCGCGGCCCGGCACGTTCAGCATCGCGGGCAGCGTGCTCGGCTATGCCGCCGGCCGGGTCACCGCACAGGTCACCGTCATCTCGCCGGGCGACACCGAGGGTGACGAAACCCGGCCGACCCTGACGCTCACGCCGAGCGGCAGCGCCGGCACCGCCGGCTGGTTCCGGTCCGCGGTGGGGGTGCGGGCCGCCGGTGTCGACGACCGGGGCGGCCGGATGACCATCGAGTCGCGGGTCGACGACGGGCAGCCGACCGTCGTCAGCGACGTGCGGTACGTCGACGTTACGGTCGCCGGGGACGGCCAGCACAGCGTCACGGCGACCGCGACCGACCGCGCCGGCAACGTCTCCACGCCGGCGACCCTCGCCGTACGCATCGACGCCACGGCGCCGGCCAGCACGGCCACCGTGGACAGCGCCACCCGGAAGGTCACCGTGACCGCGAGCGACGCCACCTCCGGGGTCGCCCGGGTCGAGTACTCCATCGACACCGGACCGTGGACCGCCTACACCGGCCCGGTCGCGGCGCCCGACGGCAACCGGCACACCGTCTCGTTCCGGGCGCTCGACGTGGCGGGAAACCCGGAGACCGCCAGGAACGTCACCATCCCGGCGGACCTGTCCGGACCACTCACCGGCAACATCGGGCCGGTCGCGACCCCGACCGCCGCCTACACGGCGGGCTGGAACAGCGTCACCGCGCTGAACGACGGCGCCGACCCGCAGAACCCGTCCCAGGCGCAACTCTGGGGCACCTGGTCCGGCACCCGCCCGGCGACCCAGTGGATCCAGTACGACTGGGCCCGCCCGGTGCGGATCACCGGTACCGAGCTGAAGTTCTGGCGGGACTCCGAGCCCGGCACCGGCGACGGCGTCGCCGCACCCGACGGATGGGTGCTGCAGTACTGGGACGAGGCCACCTCGGCCTGGCGCGACGTTTCCGGCGCGTCCGCCTACGGCACCAGCACCACCGCGTTCAACACGGTCACCTTCGACCCGGTCACCACGCCCCGGGTCCGGGCCACGATCCGGGCCAACGGCAACGGCAGCACCTACTCCGCGGTCGCGGTCACGGAGTGGCGGGTCACCGCCGACGACCCGGGCGCCGAGCCGGCCGAGGTACCCGTCACCGTCACCGTCCAGCCCCGGTGCGTCGCCGGCAGGGCGTACGTCGCCGTGCAGGCCCGCAACGACCACGACGCGCCGGTACGGATCGCCCTGGAGACCGCGTACGGCGAGCGTTCCTTCGCGACCGTCGCGGTGGGCGCCAACGCCTACCAGTCGTTCGCCACCCGGACGGCCTCGGCCCGGGCGGGCTCGGTCACCGTCCGCGCCACCGGGACCGTGGACGGTATGGAGGTCACCACTGTCCACTCCGCCGAACACGCCGGCATCGCCTGCACCAACTGA
- a CDS encoding cytochrome P450, with the protein MISRDVPIGCPLHDRAVPLYGKVLAGQTWDRLRDRFGPVAPIQIEPGVAAWLVLGYDECVEVLRNPGVFTHDSRIWREISEGRMLPDSPLMPIFGYRPNVLYADGPEHERLRSTIVDSLARVPKQRLETDIRNLADQLIDRFIADGRTDALQQYARWLPILVMNRIYGMDDRHGYLLAEVSRAVFDADPDAAGQANQQLIEYFGAVVAVKRERPGADVPSWLMEHDAELNDEEMVHQLAQMMLGNCDPTAHLISNTLAALLTDRTFWAQYARSELQVEEAVNRVLWQDPPVPVLPARFARTDTQLRGVPVKAGDALLLGLAAAHGDPVLGDVTGASQSSYVNRAHLAWGAGPHRCPAERLARQIAYIGIGQLLHRIPTMRLAVPTSELNWRPVMYLRGLNELPIEFPPGEPRLPSEMPEPTAPLAVASENGKARAWFTRVTSWLRGR; encoded by the coding sequence ATGATCAGTCGTGACGTGCCGATAGGTTGCCCGCTGCACGACCGGGCGGTGCCGTTGTACGGCAAGGTGCTCGCCGGTCAGACCTGGGATCGCCTGCGGGACCGGTTCGGCCCGGTCGCGCCGATCCAGATCGAGCCCGGGGTCGCGGCCTGGCTGGTGCTCGGATACGACGAGTGTGTCGAGGTGCTGCGCAATCCGGGCGTCTTCACGCACGACTCGCGGATCTGGCGGGAGATCAGCGAAGGCCGGATGTTGCCGGACTCGCCGCTGATGCCGATCTTCGGTTACCGGCCGAACGTGCTCTACGCCGACGGCCCGGAGCACGAGCGGTTGCGGTCCACCATCGTGGACTCGTTGGCCCGGGTGCCGAAGCAGCGGCTGGAGACCGACATCCGCAATCTCGCCGACCAGCTGATCGACCGGTTCATCGCCGACGGCCGCACCGATGCCCTCCAGCAGTACGCGCGCTGGTTGCCGATCCTGGTGATGAACCGGATCTACGGCATGGACGACCGGCACGGCTACCTGCTGGCCGAGGTGTCCCGGGCCGTCTTCGACGCGGATCCGGACGCGGCCGGGCAGGCCAACCAGCAGCTCATCGAGTACTTCGGCGCGGTGGTGGCGGTCAAGCGGGAGCGGCCCGGTGCCGACGTTCCGTCGTGGCTGATGGAGCACGACGCCGAGCTCAACGACGAGGAGATGGTGCATCAGCTCGCCCAGATGATGCTCGGCAACTGCGATCCCACCGCCCACCTGATCAGCAACACTCTGGCGGCGTTGCTGACCGATCGCACCTTCTGGGCGCAGTACGCGCGTTCCGAGTTGCAGGTCGAGGAGGCGGTGAACCGGGTGCTCTGGCAGGATCCGCCGGTGCCGGTGCTGCCGGCCCGCTTCGCGCGGACCGACACGCAACTGCGCGGCGTACCGGTCAAGGCCGGGGACGCGCTGCTGCTGGGCCTCGCCGCGGCACACGGCGACCCGGTGCTGGGCGACGTCACCGGGGCGTCCCAGAGCAGCTATGTGAACCGGGCGCACCTGGCCTGGGGTGCCGGCCCGCACCGTTGTCCCGCCGAGCGACTCGCCCGGCAGATCGCGTACATCGGCATCGGACAACTACTGCACCGGATCCCCACCATGCGACTGGCCGTACCGACCAGCGAGCTGAACTGGCGTCCGGTCATGTACCTGCGTGGGCTGAACGAGCTGCCGATCGAGTTTCCTCCGGGCGAGCCCCGGCTGCCGTCGGAGATGCCGGAGCCGACCGCGCCGCTCGCCGTCGCGAGCGAGAACGGCAAGGCCCGCGCCTGGTTCACCCGGGTCACCTCCTGGTTGCGCGGACGGTAG